Genomic window (Helianthus annuus cultivar XRQ/B chromosome 3, HanXRQr2.0-SUNRISE, whole genome shotgun sequence):
GACACCAATTATCCCACCAGACATTCGTTTGAGCCCCACTTCGAACAACTTTCCATATAAAAGGCCTAACAACACTACGAAGAGATAAGATTTTCCTCCATCCCCAGCTCATACTACCTTTGTGTTGATATCCCAAAAACTCCTACCCTTCAATTTGTGTGTATGTATCCATTGAACCCAAAGAGACTTCCTATTAACCAGAATGCTCCAGATATGATTAGTCATAAGGGCCTTATTCACATCCGAAATACACTTTATGCCTAAACCACCCTCACTCTTCGGCAAGCAAACATCAGCCCAAGAGACTTTCGCCTTAACTCTACCCAGATTGTTACCATTCCATAAAAACCGTCGCATAAGCTTCTCAAGATCACTGATGACCCGAGAAGGAATAATAAAAACGGATGCCCAATAGATATGCATGGCTGACAAGACAGAGTTAATAAGTTGTAGTCTACCAGCAAAAGATAGCGACTTATTCAACCAGCTATTAATTCTCTTCTCCATCCGATCTAGAAGAGGTTTGCAATCTTTAAAGGCTAACTTGGATGAAATTAACGGGACCCCCAGATACCTGACCGGCAACGACCCTTCCTGGAAAGGCATGATCCGAAATATATCTTGTTTAACATTATGTGGCACATTACAGAAGTAAGCCGTGCTTTTTGCTGACCAGAAAGGTTAGTAAATTTCTCAATCGCATCTCGAACCTTTTTCACCGAAACAACATCCCCATGCACAAAAATGAATAAATCATCAGCGAAGGAAACGTTAATAATCTTCTGCTTAACACAGTTAGCATGAAATTTAAACATAGTGCTAGGATGGGCCGCTTGTTGTAGAAGCAAAGAAAGAACCTCCATAATCAATGTGAATAAGTATGGCGACATAGGACACCCTGCCTCAAGCCCCTCTTACCCCCGAAAAAACCATGCAAATTACCATTAATACTGAGAGAATAAGTGGTCGTGGTTACACAAGCCATAATCCACGCGACCATCTTTTGGTGAAACCCAAAGCCATGCAAAACATCCTCCAGAAACGCCCAACTAACGGTATCATAAGCCTTTTGGATATCTATTTTGAACGCACATCTAGCCGGACCCCGATTCAAGTGATAATTGTGTATCAATTCTTGAGTAAGCAGGATGTTATCAGATATTTTCCTACCCGGAACAAAGGCAGACTGATTGATACTAACCAAATCACCCAGACTCCCTTTCAATCTATCTGTAATTATCTTGCTGATACACTTGTATAAGACATTACAGCAAGAGATAGGACGATAATCCAGAACCGAATCCGGAGTCTCCACTTTTGGAATAAGAGCCAGAATAGTATGATTAAGTTGCTTCAAAATCTTACCATTATCAAAAAATTCTAAGATGGCCATAGTAATTTCATCACCCACAATATCCCATGTATGTTTAAAAAAAGCCGACGTATAACCATCAGGACCCGGAGCTTTATTCTCGCCAATACTAAACATAGCTTTCTTGATTTCTTCACGAGTAACCTGTCGAACCATATTATCAGCAACAGCAGGACTAAGAACATTAACAAAAAGATCCTCCTGATTAAAATGAATAACTTGGTCCTCCTTGCCCAGAAAGTTTGCATAATGGTTGACTAGAGCAATCGGCACATCTTCACCCTCAAACCGGTTGCCAGCAACATCCTTAATAGATTGTATTTTTGATCTAGCATTTCTACATTTCACACTGTTATGGAAGAAAGAAGTATTAGAATCCCCCGCCATAACCATTCCACTTTAGCCTTTTGCTTTAGAAAACATTCCTCATCATACGCCGCTGACTTGAATTCTTTTAAGTATTCATCCAATTTACTTCTCAACTCAGATACTTTATCATGCAGATTACCTTGTCGAAACAGAATTCTCCGCAAAAACGGCTTCAAATTCTTAAGTTTCTTAGTAACCGAGTACATAGCCACCCCATTAATCGTTTTCCTCCACTCCTGCTCAACCGAAGACCTGAATTCTGGTTTAGAAGTGATAAAGTTTGCAAATTTAAAAGATTTCGGCTTAGCCTTGGTCGGATTTCCCATCCTTAAAATACACGGAGTATGATCCGAAACACGGAAAGGATGATAAAGCACAAAAGCGTCCGGACATGTCTCTAAGAACTTCATATTACCCATCACCCGATCAATCTTTTTCATCAACCTAATTCCCTCCTTAGGCTTCTGGTTCCACGTAAAATGCAACCCATGGCCCATAATATCAATCAGCTCCGTTACCTGAACACAATCATAAAATTCTCGCATACTAATAGTTTGAGTGGATGAACCGCATATAGAATCTTCATGATGCAGAGCTGAGTTAAAATCTCCCATAACTACCCATGGTTTATCATGAGATAAGCCCTTATGCTTACAAAGGTTATTCCAAAGCCCTCGTCTATCCTGATAATTATTCTTCGCATACACAAACGAACAAAAAATAACTTTCATACAAGCCTTGTAGTGAAGTTGAACATGAATAACCTGGTCCGTTTGAGACAAAACCATGACATCAACATCATCCGAATTCCATCCCAAAATTATTCTAGTACCACGatcacacaagttaccattgGACGTCCAACTCCAATTCCTGAAGACCCCTTTACAAACTTTATCAAGCTTCCTGATATCGACATGAGATTCCAGAATGGCACAAACAGCTAACTTATTTTCAGACAAAAGAAT
Coding sequences:
- the LOC110931775 gene encoding uncharacterized protein LOC110931775, whose amino-acid sequence is MDDRFKSGNLQLDDRLKQSFPYMSNVERVGDIEGKTYGTKGFSGRSINIDGNPLAPRRGVIRNNDQEPRPINVIDELEKITVPIQLQSSIDQILDDKPENSTKPGSYADMVKQKTSPKREVNFRKLEALEKVQDADVVIPREVIRKVQEKLDNILFGYFLGDRLPFPVVDYYAKNAWSKFGFVKAMMNSSGFFFFKFDSKEGMAKVLEGGPWLIRKVPLFLNVWSPSISLKKEGIKSVPVWVKLHNVPIAVYTDDGLSLLASKIGVPKRLDSYTTDMCAENWGRSSFARALIKINAENEIKDHITIAIPKLDEEGYLMERVDVEYEWKPLRCSLCCVFGHNDQNCSKNAQSKKKQVVVDDEGFISDKRKTIRLKPVQKNQKPKIIYKPKINKTGPSTSGTKDDKLNNDKAGNVNIKNSFEVLSKNDGDADVLDPDDGLETRPVMNNASGCQVHIDDEVVDSVPTEMSKGLNQPLKQNEVRILLSENKLAVCAILESHVDIRKLDKVCKGVFRNWSWTSNGNLCDRGTRIILGWNSDDVDVMVLSQTDQVIHVQLHYKACMKVIFCSFVYAKNNYQDRRGLWNNLCKHKGLSHDKPWVVMGDFNSALHHEDSICGSSTQTISMREFYDCVQVTELIDIMGHGLHFTWNQKPKEGIRLMKKIDRVMGNMKFLETCPDAFVLYHPFRVSDHTPCILRMGNPTKAKPKSFKFANFITSKPEFRSSVEQEWRKTINGVAMYSVTKKLKNLKPFLRRILFRQGNLHDKVSELRSKLDEYLKEFKSAAYDEECFLKQKAKVECVKCRNARSKIQSIKDVAGNRFEGEDVPIALVNHYANFLGKEDQVIHFNQEDLFVNVLSPAVADNMVRQVTREEIKKAMFSIGENKAPGPDGYTSAFFKHTWDIVGDEITMAILEFFDNGKILKQLNHTILALIPKVETPDSVLDYRPISCCNVLYKCISKIITDRLKGSLGDLVSINQSAFVPGRKISDNILLTQELIHNYHLNRGPARCAFKIDIQKAYDTVSWAFLEDVLHGFGFHQKMVAWIMACKIINVSFADDLFIFVHGDVVSVKKVRDAIEKFTNLSGQQKARLTSEGSLPVRYLGVPLISSKLAFKDCKPLLDRMEKRINSWLNKSLSFAGRLQLINSVLSAMHIYWASVFIIPSRVISDLEKLMRRFLWNGNNLGRVKAKVSWADVCLPKSEGGLGIKCISDVNKALMTNHIWSILVNRKSLWVQWIHTHKLKGRSFWDINTKRITNAGFNISSSILDLIDENGNWRWPQAWYDLYPVLIGLNVPQLMQNMVDRTVWKDLDGNSCSFRSSEVWHAIRCRQNPVSWVDGVWFSQCIPRHSFHLWLVIKNKLKTQDRLVAWEAGSVTNLNLMCCPLCRTNRDSRDHLFFQCSFASKVWNEVKNMVQMGNVDSTWQSIMTWMEQNASSKKTGHIICKLVIASSTYFIWQERNNCLFSNVFADQNVVIQRIKEVVRLRLMGFKFRRQSSIETLLRTWKIGSNDEANDPG